Proteins co-encoded in one Pelobates fuscus isolate aPelFus1 chromosome 5, aPelFus1.pri, whole genome shotgun sequence genomic window:
- the VMAC gene encoding vimentin-type intermediate filament-associated coiled-coil protein — MSSPSQIQIKEANAHLAALHHRVAELEGTVREQAESLIRKDEQFRNALRDLAETKDRKISELQQRLAKSEEAMRRLMAFIKEKDREQEQLRHHSHLLARMCRSRPLLDTLVSLMVEAEGIPCLPAVEEQNGLSNVLDYPQSEDDLTDSDADKTLFGTTV; from the exons ATGTCTTCTCCCAGCCAAATCCAGATTAAGGAAGCTAATGCCCATCTAGCAGCCCTACACCACAGGGTGGCTGAATTGGAGGGCACAGTCAGGGAGCAGGCCGAAAGTCTAATCAGGAAGGATGAACAGTTCCGGAATGCATTGAGGGACCTTGCAGAGACCAAGGACAG GAAGATCTCTGAACTCCAGCAGAGACTGGCAAAGTCTGAAGAGGCAATGCGGAGACTGATGGCTTTCATTAAGGAAAAAGACCGAGAGCAGGAGCAGCTAAGACACCACAGTCACCTTTTGGCCAGGATGTGTCGCAGTCGACCTCTTTTAGACACCCTGGTTTCTCTGATGGTGGAAGCTGAAGGCATTCCCTGCCTCCCTGCTGTAGAAGAGCAAAATGGACTCTCAAATGTTTTAGATTACCCACAAAGTGAGGATGACCTTACTGATTCTGATGCAGACAAAACACTATTTGGGACAACTGTCTAA